AGTGATTTTAACACTTCAACTGAGAAAAAGTAACTGAATAAGTTACCAGTGAACACGTAActaatttcatgttttgaaatgGCAACTGCATAGGTAAGCAAGGAACCGTTAACCGACTTAGCTTAATGTTATTTGAAGATACTAAACGTTGAAAACAACATGCTATCTGACCTACCGTTCTCATTCGGTCAACTGGAGAAACTGGAAAAGTTTTCCGCCCGAGGTGAGTTAGCAAACGtatgttttatttctgttATATGACATTAGAATTACTGAAATTTTGCTCTGCTACAAATAACATTAGATATTTCTGTATGTGGAGTGAAATTCCACAAAAAGTTTGCAGCTTTACTGTTGTATTACAGTATAAGCTATCTCAATCTATAAGCGTCTTTATACTACAAGATCTATCTCCATGTGATTGCCTATTTGTACATGTATAAGCTTACCAATATCCATACTGCGATGATTCGTACAATTTAGCTAACTTAGGCCAAAGTAAGCCTAATACACTATACTTGCACACTTCTTGCTGTGATTTGATTGTAAATGCTACATGCACaaatttgcagttttttattaaaactgttACGGACTTTTAGTGGAATATATTGCCTAAACTAAATAAATTACTGGCTAACCAACTTGACTGCTATATCGGCTTTACCGTGAGATTCATAGAAAAAAAGGATTGAACAAATTAGATCGAACAAAACTACAGAAAATAGATGGTATAGGGCTAGGCCAATTCATGTgatcgattaattattattaattattattatcagttACAGTTGCTCTTTTTGCTTAGGGAAGGCCTATGCCTTGACTGGTCAACATCAGCATGCGCGTATACACTTGTTTGGTAACAGCATATTTACATTATTCTTATAAGTAATTGCAGGCGTGTATTTTGCAGATAACATTTTAACCTGCCTACCGAAAAGTTTTGATTCACTGAAAAGTctaaaagtttgtgatgtTTCCGGTACCAATCAAATTCGTTACCTACCAAGAGAACTTTGCTTCATTAGGACCTTGGAAAGTTTAGTTTTACCAGATCCAAATTTAATGGAATTTCCACCAGCGAGTAGGCTATACTGTTcttgaaaaacaaacacttcAAAATATAGTAGAATCATTTACAAAGCCTCTATACTGTATTCTTAATTTCGCATGAGTTTTTATTTGTCCACCACTAACAGAttgtaaatgattttttactAGTAATTGCTCTGGAAGGCTTAGATTCAATTATGAAGTTCCTATGCAGAGGTTTGCTATATACAATAATTGATTTCGTTTTTGTGCAATAGCCTATTTTCGTGAAAGAGCTTCATATAGTTTGGTATATACTGCCATTGGCTTAGGCTTCTTGTCCAGTATCTACCAAAGTTTTGATCTGCAGATTGTGGCATTAACCGCAACGCGTCAAAATCTCAGGACGACGAAATTTGCCCGCAGCCAGGTATATCATCTCGAAAATTGCGAAACAGCGTAGTTGAAGTAAGTGCATAAGTGATAATATTGTACTATAGTAGCCTTATATTGGTCATACGCAAAGCTGATGAAGTTTATAACAAAAGATGCAGAATACAGCTTTGAATTAATTCCTGTAAACTATAGGAGCGAAATATCTTCAAAGCGTTCACAACTGgcttaaaactattttttataGGAACGTGAAGTacaaaatattgaatataACCAGCAACTAGCAAAAAGGCGCAAAGAAAAGGCTGAACTATTAAAGGCAATAAAAAAGGGAAAATCGTGAAAACCGATGAAGCTTGAAGTTCTGGTGGAAACGTCGCAAATGTTGGATAATGTCGaatatgaaaaagaaaagctaCATTCGACAAGCATAAATGACCTTCCAACCTTGTCTATCACACAGCAACAGTATTACAAAAACCTGTTCACAATGTAGGCGTACTTACCTTATtgccagggttgccatcgatCTCGACTCAAAAACAAGGACGATTAGGAGACGAAAGaagaataccaccttaaacagtgcacaacaggagaaggaAATCAATGTTCTTAAAAAACGAGACAATATTTGcctgttcttaattttggtatctctttggtacaaaatggtatacaaAAGGGCTCgaaatgtaggcctatatgtaaACCCAAAGTaagaacctctgccctaaaatcaagacaaaaataagcacgcaagtgaaaataaggacgttTCGTAGAAATAAGCACATtagtattttctaagacatTACTTGAAAATAAGTACATTACTTGAAAATAAGTACATTACTTGAAAATAGACATTACTTGCAAATAAGCACAAACCTTAATAGACATAAGCACGGAACGGTAACCCTGTTTATAGCTTTGTCATGACGTTTGAATCTGTTTGTGCCAGCTGTTTGACATGCgcaaaacattataaaaacCATCATTATCGAGTGATGTTGGGAAACTTTTGTGTCACCTTTGCGCTcttatataaattattgctAATAAGCATCAAACGTAAAAATGAAGATGATTTTGTCAGTAGGCCCACCATCTTACGAGGTTGCTTTTGAATTAGCAATCAGTTAGTTGTAATAAAAACTTAGTTGTTCGAAATCATCAAAATGGTCTATGTGCAACGGTTTTGAAAAGTGCTAAAAGTCggtattttgaaaaaacaacgagacactatctgcatgttcttaattttggtatctctttctTGTCagaatgcccaaaatacgaacctcggccctaaaaataagacgaaactaaggacgcaagtgaaaataaggatatttcttagaaaaacggacaaaataaaaattttctaagacacggacctttaaaataaggacaaatattagaaataaggacggtatggtaACTCTGGTTATTGGTCTATGTCTAATTCTAAATCAACCTAGTCGATCGATCCTACAGCCAGTGGTATACctgaatttttttacaaatttcgtTTGTTCAGCAACAACGTTTTGTGTGTTTATTGGCTTGTCTTCAGTTTTGTAGTCTGAAAAAAGCTGAAAGCCAGCAAAGACGGATTTGCTCCAATATCGAATCTTTTTTTGGTATTCCCAAGATTCGAGATCTTTTTTAAATAGGTACGTTTCTGTTGAGTAGCCTATCACAAAGCGCTATTGATTCTAAAGTGCGTAAATTAATAACCAATTTTAGAACAGGAGAACTAATTCGACATCATGTTGTTGGAGATGTAAGTTTGAACGATATGAGCTATTTGTTTAGAAACAGGAATGTATGGACGCATTTGTTTGGTAAATCAACCACGTGTAATGCAATTGATGCATTTTAATCGTCCTCCAGAATTTAGCCAAAACGTTACTTTTTGATGCGAAgaagttttaatttaagttgAATTGCATGGATGTTCAAAAGTAGGTTACAAATACAACAACGTCTTCATGCTTTGAAGTGAAATTACATGTTATAGCTTGGCTAGCAAAGTTTACCAACAAAAATTATCTTTTACTGGAAAAACTCCAACTACTGATTTTGTTTAGAACCAA
Above is a window of Clavelina lepadiformis chromosome 8, kaClaLepa1.1, whole genome shotgun sequence DNA encoding:
- the LOC143469496 gene encoding uncharacterized protein LOC143469496 — protein: MACLQCFRKNQSEEAKRRCKSLMLEAKCEASDIFDLSNCELRSLPPIFSMCQAKNIQTLILHTNLLKSLKAGGMLGDLKTLQVLDLHDNRLTTLPEDIGLLQNLMILNVENNMLSDLPFSFGQLEKLEKFSARDNILTCLPKSFDSLKSLKVCDVSGTNQIRYLPRELCFIRTLESLVLPDPNLMEFPPAIIALEGLDSIMKFLCRDCGINRNASKSQDDEICPQPGISSRKLRNSVVEEREVQNIEYNQQLAKRRKEKAELLKAIKKGKS